In Natronomonas halophila, one DNA window encodes the following:
- a CDS encoding type IV pilin: MEFKQLLNDDDAVSPVIGVILMVAITVILAAVIGTFVLGLGDQVQETAPNAQFSTDYDTSGDPALTITHDGGSTIPADRLTISGNNHLNPNTNETWIDYAGTVSGDSEVAAGDQATVTFQSDISDNSARVIWTSEGGGRTATLTEWEA; the protein is encoded by the coding sequence ATGGAATTCAAACAACTACTCAACGACGACGACGCGGTGTCGCCGGTCATCGGTGTCATTCTGATGGTCGCAATCACCGTGATTCTCGCGGCCGTGATCGGGACATTCGTTCTCGGTCTCGGCGACCAGGTTCAGGAAACCGCACCGAACGCACAGTTCAGCACCGACTACGATACGTCGGGCGACCCGGCACTTACCATCACGCATGACGGTGGGAGTACCATCCCTGCAGACCGACTCACTATCTCCGGGAACAATCACCTGAACCCAAACACGAATGAGACATGGATAGATTATGCAGGCACTGTCAGCGGTGATAGCGAGGTGGCAGCCGGTGACCAAGCTACTGTCACGTTCCAATCGGATATTTCGGACAACAGTGCGCGCGTCATCTGGACGTCTGAGGGCGGCGGCCGAACCGCAACCCTCACCGAGTGGGAAGCCTAA
- a CDS encoding pirin family protein: MENTPSAKTQAQIYTAPQTDVSQNQGKFRTNFNFPGRTLPDHDDHGYGPLATVVESFMDPGTLIRMHQHRNEEIISWVPEGVMRHDDRQGNELVTDPEHLMVMNAGSGFWHAEETEAGDPPLRMLQIFVRPHSLDLEPDIQHEPIPEQTANEWRHLFGPKGGDAPLYVRNDVAFYDCRLDEDATVALPTRAGWDTYLYVFDGAVTVGEDAHVGFTESALVTDGEDVAVTATEESTIVAFCINPEAPITRQGTIGR; the protein is encoded by the coding sequence ATGGAAAACACCCCATCGGCGAAAACACAGGCGCAGATATATACGGCCCCACAAACAGATGTCTCGCAGAATCAGGGCAAGTTTCGAACCAATTTCAACTTCCCCGGGCGCACGCTTCCTGACCACGACGACCACGGCTACGGTCCGCTGGCGACCGTCGTCGAGTCGTTCATGGACCCCGGCACGCTGATTCGGATGCACCAGCACCGCAACGAAGAGATCATCTCGTGGGTGCCCGAGGGCGTGATGCGCCACGACGACCGGCAGGGGAACGAACTGGTGACCGACCCCGAGCATCTGATGGTGATGAACGCCGGCAGCGGCTTCTGGCACGCCGAAGAAACCGAGGCCGGGGACCCGCCGCTGCGGATGCTCCAGATTTTCGTCCGCCCCCATAGCCTCGATTTGGAGCCGGACATCCAGCACGAACCCATCCCCGAGCAGACGGCAAACGAGTGGCGCCACCTCTTCGGCCCGAAGGGCGGGGACGCGCCGCTGTACGTCCGCAACGACGTGGCGTTCTACGACTGCCGACTCGACGAGGACGCGACCGTCGCACTTCCCACACGCGCCGGGTGGGATACCTACCTCTACGTGTTCGACGGCGCGGTGACCGTCGGCGAGGACGCCCACGTCGGATTCACCGAAAGCGCGCTCGTGACCGACGGCGAGGACGTCGCCGTGACCGCCACCGAGGAGTCGACTATCGTCGCCTTCTGTATCAACCCCGAAGCACCGATTACCCGACAGGGAACGATTGGCCGCTGA
- a CDS encoding DoxX family protein — MASQEVRLESTIGSYTASGQLHTLSVWFILALRLMMGLAFLQSGVDKVLSGSFSAAGYLQNAPPANGSPVADLFVSMGNTPLFVDFVNIAVPWGEVLIGLGLLVGCLTRLAAFWGAFMMLMFYLGNWDISHGYINGDFAYMLVFLSVAAFGAGRILGLDAYIEQYDVGGQPLVERYPWTRYFLG; from the coding sequence ATGGCATCCCAAGAAGTACGGCTGGAAAGCACCATCGGTAGCTACACGGCGAGCGGCCAACTCCATACGCTGAGCGTCTGGTTCATCCTCGCGTTGCGGCTCATGATGGGGCTGGCGTTCCTGCAAAGCGGGGTCGATAAGGTACTGTCCGGTAGTTTCAGCGCCGCGGGCTACCTTCAGAACGCCCCGCCGGCAAACGGCAGTCCGGTCGCGGACCTGTTCGTGAGTATGGGGAACACCCCGTTATTCGTCGACTTCGTGAACATCGCCGTCCCGTGGGGCGAGGTCCTCATCGGCCTCGGCTTGCTCGTCGGCTGTCTCACCAGACTGGCCGCCTTCTGGGGTGCGTTCATGATGCTCATGTTCTATCTGGGCAACTGGGACATCAGCCACGGCTACATCAACGGCGACTTCGCGTATATGCTGGTGTTCCTCTCGGTGGCCGCGTTCGGCGCCGGCCGTATCCTCGGCCTCGACGCCTACATCGAGCAATACGACGTCGGCGGCCAACCGCTCGTCGAGCGGTATCCGTGGACCCGGTACTTCCTCGGCTAG
- the fer gene encoding ferredoxin Fer, with protein sequence MPSPFEVLEIEPGADEETVERAYRERIKDAHPDHGGSREAFRRVRGAYESILNGDVDVDGDGDAAEDATATNGTTSDSEPTAEKPPEERPSRVEYLNYEVLADFGWSVTDDDLFEKASAADLDTRDYGRFLVEPNELLLEAAEERGFTWPFACRGGACANCAVKVVEGELSQPVDHILPPELVERDIRLSCVGEPLTETLRIVYNVKHLPELEELRLPPGPFKRAKADD encoded by the coding sequence ATGCCGTCCCCGTTCGAGGTGCTGGAGATCGAGCCCGGAGCAGACGAGGAGACGGTCGAACGGGCCTATCGCGAGCGCATCAAGGACGCCCACCCGGACCACGGCGGCTCACGGGAAGCCTTCCGGCGGGTCCGCGGCGCCTACGAGTCGATTCTGAACGGCGACGTCGATGTCGACGGCGATGGCGACGCCGCGGAAGATGCCACGGCGACGAACGGAACGACGTCGGATTCCGAACCGACCGCCGAGAAGCCGCCCGAGGAACGGCCCTCGCGCGTGGAGTATCTCAACTACGAGGTGCTGGCGGATTTCGGCTGGTCGGTCACCGACGACGACCTCTTCGAGAAGGCATCGGCGGCGGACCTCGATACGCGGGATTACGGTCGCTTTCTCGTCGAACCAAACGAGTTGCTGCTGGAAGCCGCCGAGGAACGCGGCTTCACATGGCCCTTCGCCTGCCGGGGCGGGGCGTGTGCGAACTGCGCGGTCAAGGTAGTCGAGGGCGAACTCTCACAGCCGGTCGACCACATCCTACCTCCAGAACTCGTCGAGCGGGACATCCGGCTGTCCTGTGTCGGCGAACCGCTCACGGAGACGCTCCGTATCGTCTACAACGTCAAGCACCTGCCGGAGTTAGAGGAACTCCGTCTGCCCCCGGGGCCGTTCAAACGCGCCAAGGCCGATGACTGA
- a CDS encoding two-component system sensor histidine kinase NtrB produces MGRFADALPVGPLLVLGGIAAIAVAGQRAYAAETLDPILILALTPVFLSGGFLLSLGVRVRTLSADSGRVLLWTVAGAAAVGFSADAVLLRTRVFGAELDPLLMISTVASVGAAGGAIAAFVDTRRRNTVGDLEARAERAERTLDAARGFVVARLDPEGYIEDWSEGAADLTGFAPGDVVGARLDALYPEHSDREPKQDLQRALRTDAVEFEDEFRQANGETFYGRGTLTAVQDDDTLLGYVLLLADRSDERAKREQLERRNAQLEAFASVVSHDLRNPLNVAIGNIGMAKGKEDNEQQLQTAEESLERMEKLIEEVLTLARQGKDVDEFERVDLEETVSLAWSSVDEMWAELDYGDLQDITADGERVRRLFENLFRNAIEHGGEDARIRVGMIDDEGFFVEDNGPGIPKHKRDEIFDAGFTTGDEGTGLGLAIVQSIAEAHGWDIEAAESSSGGARFEITGVQTLADR; encoded by the coding sequence ATGGGACGATTCGCTGACGCCTTGCCGGTCGGGCCGCTGTTAGTGCTCGGTGGTATCGCCGCCATCGCCGTCGCGGGCCAACGGGCCTACGCCGCGGAGACGCTCGACCCGATTCTGATACTGGCGCTGACGCCGGTGTTCCTCTCGGGCGGGTTCCTGCTGTCGCTCGGGGTCCGGGTACGAACGCTATCGGCGGATTCGGGCCGCGTCCTCCTGTGGACGGTGGCCGGCGCGGCCGCCGTCGGCTTTTCGGCCGACGCCGTCCTCCTGCGGACGCGCGTTTTCGGTGCCGAGTTGGACCCCCTGCTCATGATATCGACCGTCGCCTCGGTCGGGGCCGCGGGCGGTGCCATCGCCGCCTTCGTCGATACGCGCCGCCGCAACACGGTCGGTGACCTCGAAGCGCGGGCCGAACGGGCCGAACGGACGCTGGATGCGGCCCGCGGGTTCGTCGTCGCGCGTCTCGACCCCGAGGGCTACATCGAGGACTGGAGCGAGGGCGCGGCCGACCTCACCGGCTTCGCTCCCGGGGACGTCGTGGGCGCGCGCCTCGACGCCCTCTATCCGGAACACAGCGACCGGGAGCCGAAACAGGACCTCCAGCGTGCGCTCCGGACCGATGCTGTCGAGTTCGAAGACGAGTTCCGACAGGCCAACGGCGAGACGTTCTACGGCCGGGGGACCCTCACCGCGGTTCAGGACGACGATACCCTGCTCGGCTACGTCCTGCTGCTCGCCGACCGGAGCGACGAACGCGCGAAACGCGAGCAACTGGAGCGCCGCAACGCCCAACTCGAAGCCTTCGCCAGCGTCGTCAGCCACGACCTCCGGAACCCGCTCAACGTCGCTATCGGCAACATCGGCATGGCCAAGGGCAAGGAGGACAACGAGCAGCAACTCCAGACCGCCGAGGAATCCCTCGAACGGATGGAGAAACTTATCGAGGAGGTTCTCACCCTCGCCCGTCAGGGCAAGGACGTCGACGAGTTCGAACGCGTCGACCTCGAAGAGACGGTCAGTCTCGCCTGGAGCAGCGTCGACGAGATGTGGGCCGAACTCGACTACGGCGACCTGCAGGACATCACCGCCGACGGCGAGCGGGTCAGACGCCTCTTCGAGAACCTCTTTCGGAACGCCATCGAACACGGCGGCGAGGACGCCCGGATTCGTGTCGGAATGATCGACGACGAGGGCTTCTTCGTCGAGGACAACGGCCCCGGCATCCCCAAGCACAAACGCGACGAAATCTTCGATGCCGGCTTTACGACCGGCGACGAGGGCACCGGCCTCGGGTTGGCTATCGTCCAAAGCATCGCGGAAGCCCACGGCTGGGATATCGAGGCCGCGGAGAGTTCCTCGGGCGGGGCCCGCTTCGAAATCACCGGCGTCCAGACACTGGCCGACCGCTGA
- a CDS encoding DMT family transporter, which yields MNIGRNLGLFVALSALWGLSFPAISAGLETLPPLLFAAFRYDVGGTLLLTFLVVRSTDWRPKTREDGLAILIAGAFLIAGNSLLFVGQQTIPSGIASILYALVPILTTGFAAVFLPSEPLTGRRMVGVLIGLAGVGVIARPNPSNLLAAELVGIAFVIAAAGSVALGSVLLRTRTPTLDTAPMTAWAMLLGGLFLHAGSLAAGEPVASVRLSPTSIVAIVYLGVLASAVAYVIYFTLLDRFGPLEINLVSYVVPVFATIGGIFLLDEELTATMALGFTLIAGGFFVLKARVIAEEFGYSA from the coding sequence ATGAACATCGGACGCAATCTGGGGCTTTTCGTCGCTCTCTCGGCGCTGTGGGGACTGTCCTTCCCAGCTATCTCGGCGGGGCTCGAAACGCTGCCACCGCTGCTTTTCGCCGCGTTCCGGTACGACGTCGGCGGCACACTGCTGCTCACGTTCCTCGTCGTCCGCAGTACCGACTGGCGACCGAAAACCCGGGAAGACGGTCTCGCCATCCTCATCGCAGGCGCATTCCTCATCGCCGGCAACAGCCTGCTTTTCGTCGGCCAACAGACCATCCCGAGCGGTATCGCCTCCATCCTCTATGCGCTCGTCCCCATCCTGACCACCGGCTTCGCGGCGGTCTTTCTTCCGTCCGAACCGTTGACCGGCCGGCGCATGGTCGGCGTCCTCATCGGTCTAGCGGGCGTCGGCGTCATAGCTCGACCCAACCCATCGAACCTGCTCGCGGCCGAACTGGTCGGCATCGCGTTCGTCATCGCCGCCGCCGGCAGCGTCGCCCTCGGCAGCGTCCTCCTCCGGACGCGCACCCCGACGCTGGATACGGCACCGATGACCGCGTGGGCGATGCTTCTCGGTGGCCTCTTCCTCCACGCCGGCAGTCTCGCGGCCGGCGAACCAGTCGCCAGCGTCCGGCTCTCACCAACCAGCATCGTCGCCATCGTCTATCTCGGCGTCCTCGCCAGCGCCGTCGCCTACGTCATCTACTTCACCCTTCTGGACCGATTCGGCCCGCTGGAAATCAACCTCGTCTCCTACGTCGTCCCCGTCTTCGCCACCATCGGCGGCATCTTCCTGCTGGACGAGGAACTGACGGCCACGATGGCGCTCGGCTTTACGCTCATTGCCGGCGGGTTCTTCGTGCTGAAGGCGCGCGTCATCGCCGAGGAGTTCGGTTATTCGGCATGA
- a CDS encoding acetyl-CoA carboxylase biotin carboxylase subunit: MFDKVLVANRGEIAVRVMRACDDLGVDTVAVYSDADKHGGHVRYADEAYNIGPARAADSYLDHDAVIEAAEKADADAIHPGYGFLAENAEFAGKVEAHDEITWVGPSSESMEQAGEKTKARKIMDKADVPIVPGTTDPVTDVEEVHEFGEEYGYPIAIKAEGGGGGRGMKIVQEPDEAEDQLDAAKREGEAYFDNDSVYLERYLENPRHIEVQILADEHGNVRHLGERDCSLQRRHQKVIEEGPSPALSEELREEIGEAARRGADAADYYNAGTFEFLVEEEDREDGELLGPDANFYFLEVNTRIQVEHTVTEELTGIDIVKWQLRVADGEELTFSQDDVELDGHAVEYRINAETAAEDFAPAKGGKLETYDPPGGIGVRLDDALRQGDDLVTDYDSMIAKLIVHGSDREECLARSDRALAEYDIEGIPTIIPFHRLMLRDDEFTSGTHTTKYLDHELEQERLEEAQEKWGTGDVESSSEEDVVEREFTVEVNGKRFEVELEERAEFAAERPSAPGPSGGGGGGGGGGGGSDGGSAPAVTADGEVINAEMQGTILEVNVAEGDTVEAGDVICVLEAMKMENDVVAEIGGTVAEIAVAEGDSVDQGDPLVVLD; the protein is encoded by the coding sequence ATGTTCGATAAGGTACTCGTTGCCAACCGAGGTGAAATCGCGGTGCGCGTGATGCGCGCCTGCGACGACCTCGGCGTGGACACCGTCGCTGTCTACAGCGATGCGGACAAACACGGCGGCCACGTGCGATACGCCGACGAGGCGTACAACATCGGGCCTGCCCGTGCAGCCGACTCGTATCTCGACCACGACGCGGTCATCGAGGCCGCCGAAAAGGCCGACGCCGACGCCATTCACCCCGGCTACGGCTTCCTCGCGGAGAACGCCGAGTTCGCCGGGAAGGTCGAAGCCCACGACGAGATTACGTGGGTCGGCCCCTCCTCTGAGTCGATGGAACAGGCCGGCGAGAAGACCAAGGCCCGGAAAATCATGGACAAGGCGGACGTGCCCATCGTCCCCGGGACTACCGACCCCGTCACCGACGTCGAGGAGGTCCACGAGTTCGGCGAGGAATACGGTTACCCCATCGCCATCAAGGCCGAAGGCGGCGGTGGCGGCCGCGGGATGAAAATCGTTCAGGAACCCGACGAAGCCGAAGACCAACTCGACGCCGCAAAGCGCGAGGGCGAGGCGTACTTCGACAACGACTCGGTCTATCTCGAACGCTATCTGGAGAACCCCCGGCACATCGAGGTACAGATTCTCGCCGACGAACACGGCAACGTCCGGCATCTCGGCGAGCGTGACTGCTCGCTGCAGCGCCGCCACCAGAAGGTCATCGAGGAAGGCCCCTCGCCGGCCCTCTCCGAGGAACTCCGGGAGGAAATCGGTGAGGCGGCCCGCCGCGGTGCTGACGCCGCCGACTACTACAACGCGGGCACCTTCGAGTTCCTCGTCGAAGAGGAGGACCGCGAGGACGGCGAACTGCTCGGCCCCGATGCGAACTTCTACTTCCTCGAAGTCAACACCCGCATTCAGGTCGAACACACCGTCACCGAGGAACTGACGGGCATCGACATCGTCAAATGGCAACTCCGCGTCGCCGACGGCGAGGAACTGACCTTCTCGCAGGACGACGTCGAACTCGACGGCCACGCCGTCGAATACCGTATCAACGCCGAAACCGCCGCCGAGGACTTCGCGCCCGCGAAGGGTGGCAAACTCGAAACCTACGACCCACCGGGCGGCATCGGCGTCCGCCTCGATGACGCGCTCCGGCAGGGCGACGACCTCGTGACTGACTACGATTCGATGATCGCGAAACTCATCGTCCACGGATCGGACCGCGAGGAGTGTCTCGCCCGCTCGGACCGCGCGCTCGCCGAATACGACATCGAGGGCATCCCGACCATCATCCCCTTCCACCGGCTGATGCTCCGGGACGACGAGTTCACCTCGGGGACGCACACCACGAAATACCTCGACCACGAACTCGAACAGGAACGGCTCGAAGAGGCTCAGGAGAAGTGGGGTACCGGCGACGTCGAATCCTCCAGCGAGGAGGACGTCGTCGAACGGGAGTTCACCGTCGAGGTCAACGGCAAGCGCTTCGAGGTCGAACTCGAAGAGCGCGCCGAGTTCGCCGCCGAACGCCCCTCCGCGCCCGGCCCCTCGGGTGGCGGTGGCGGCGGCGGAGGCGGTGGTGGCGGAAGCGACGGCGGGTCCGCACCGGCCGTCACCGCCGACGGCGAGGTCATCAACGCCGAGATGCAGGGAACCATCCTCGAAGTCAACGTTGCCGAGGGTGACACCGTCGAAGCCGGTGACGTTATCTGCGTCCTCGAAGCGATGAAGATGGAAAACGACGTCGTCGCCGAAATCGGCGGCACCGTCGCCGAAATCGCCGTCGCCGAAGGCGATTCGGTCGATCAGGGCGACCCGCTGGTCGTTCTCGATTAA
- a CDS encoding acc operon protein, which yields MRLDIPDDADEDEAAAIAAVIRSHMRAQEETEEEDVEPEWSGNRWRFTGRVNSLQNRMVRVPTDAPRDAWSAAGRTDRY from the coding sequence ATGCGACTCGACATCCCCGACGACGCCGACGAGGACGAGGCGGCGGCCATCGCCGCCGTTATCCGCTCGCATATGCGGGCACAGGAAGAGACAGAAGAGGAAGACGTCGAACCGGAATGGTCCGGTAACCGCTGGCGGTTCACCGGCCGTGTGAACTCGCTGCAGAACCGCATGGTTCGCGTGCCGACCGACGCGCCGCGGGACGCCTGGAGTGCGGCCGGCCGAACCGACCGATACTGA
- a CDS encoding acyl-CoA carboxylase subunit beta has protein sequence MTMDDKIEELREKKREAEQGGGEERIQAQHEKGKMTARERIEYFLDDGTFQEFDQLKTHRSTNFDMDEDQPYGDGVVTGYGEVDGRQVFVFAHDFTVFGGSLGEAFAEKVCKVMDRAIETGAPIIGLNDSAGARIQEGIDSLAGYADIFHRNQKASGVVPQISAIMGPCAGGAVYSPAITDFIFMVQDTSHMFITGPDVIETVTGEEVGFEELGGASTHTSESGVAHFGEIDEESALDDIRRLLSYLPSNNVEDPPRVEPWDDPERRDEELENIVPAEPQKPYDIVDVIDRVVDEESFFEVAEGYARNLVTGFGRLDGRSVGVVANQPRVNAGTLDIDSSLKGSRFVRFCDAFNIPIVTFVDVPGFMPGTDQEHNGIIKHGAKLLYAYSEATVPLLTVITRKAYGGAYDVMASKHLEADVNYAWPTAEIAVMGPRGAVNILYDDELEAADNVEERRQQLIDEYRDAFANPYTAAERGFVDDVLEPQETRPRLINDLEMLESKRKDQPDRKHGNIPL, from the coding sequence ATGACGATGGATGACAAGATAGAGGAGTTACGGGAGAAGAAGCGGGAGGCCGAGCAAGGCGGCGGCGAGGAGCGCATTCAGGCCCAACACGAGAAGGGCAAGATGACCGCCAGAGAGCGCATCGAGTATTTCCTCGATGACGGTACCTTCCAGGAGTTCGACCAACTGAAAACCCACCGGTCGACGAACTTCGACATGGACGAAGACCAGCCCTACGGCGACGGCGTCGTCACGGGCTACGGCGAGGTCGACGGCCGACAGGTCTTCGTCTTCGCGCACGATTTCACCGTCTTCGGCGGCTCGCTCGGCGAAGCCTTCGCCGAAAAGGTCTGCAAAGTCATGGACCGGGCTATCGAGACGGGCGCACCGATTATCGGCCTGAACGACTCCGCGGGCGCCCGGATTCAGGAGGGCATCGACTCGCTGGCCGGCTACGCCGATATTTTCCACCGAAACCAGAAGGCCTCCGGCGTCGTCCCGCAGATTTCGGCCATCATGGGTCCGTGTGCGGGTGGGGCAGTCTACTCGCCCGCGATTACGGACTTCATCTTCATGGTTCAGGACACCAGCCACATGTTCATCACCGGGCCGGACGTCATCGAGACGGTCACCGGCGAGGAAGTCGGCTTCGAGGAACTCGGTGGCGCTTCGACCCATACCAGCGAATCCGGCGTCGCCCACTTCGGCGAAATCGACGAGGAGTCGGCGCTGGACGACATTCGACGCCTGCTGTCGTATCTGCCGTCGAACAACGTCGAGGACCCGCCGCGAGTCGAACCGTGGGACGACCCCGAGCGCCGCGACGAGGAACTGGAGAACATCGTGCCCGCCGAACCGCAGAAGCCCTACGACATCGTCGACGTCATCGACCGGGTGGTCGACGAGGAGTCCTTCTTCGAGGTCGCGGAGGGGTACGCGCGCAATCTCGTGACCGGGTTCGGTCGACTCGACGGCCGGTCGGTCGGCGTGGTCGCCAACCAGCCCCGCGTCAACGCGGGGACGCTGGACATCGACTCCTCGTTGAAGGGGTCGCGGTTCGTCCGCTTCTGTGACGCCTTCAATATCCCCATCGTCACCTTCGTCGACGTGCCCGGCTTCATGCCCGGGACCGACCAGGAACACAACGGCATCATCAAACACGGCGCGAAACTGCTCTACGCCTATTCGGAGGCAACGGTGCCGCTCCTGACGGTCATCACGCGGAAGGCCTACGGCGGGGCCTACGACGTGATGGCGTCGAAGCATCTGGAGGCGGACGTGAATTACGCGTGGCCGACCGCCGAAATCGCGGTGATGGGCCCGCGTGGCGCGGTCAACATCCTGTATGACGACGAACTGGAAGCCGCCGACAACGTCGAAGAACGGCGCCAGCAACTCATCGACGAGTACCGGGATGCGTTCGCGAACCCCTACACGGCCGCCGAGCGCGGCTTCGTCGACGACGTGCTGGAACCCCAGGAGACGCGGCCGCGACTCATCAACGACCTGGAGATGCTGGAATCGAAGCGCAAGGACCAGCCGGACCGCAAGCACGGGAACATCCCGCTGTAA
- a CDS encoding sodium-dependent transporter, with product MADRETWATRLGFILASVGSAVGLGNIWRFPYQTAEFGGAAFLVVYLIAVLIIGLPAILAEFVIGRRAGLSAIDAFDELGFPGWRAVGALGVFAGFWTLSYYSVVGGWVFRYIIGSLTGAYLSAPGEYFGAVSAGPEAIAFHAVFMAVTVGIVAFGIRGGIERATRVMVPSIVVLLVGLAVYAFTLPGSGAGYEYFLQPDFSVIAANYQAVIPAAVGQALFSLSVGFSVMITYASYIGDDEDMFVDSGAIAVTNTFVGIAAGLVVFPLLAVQGGNYGSAGPGAIFVSVPTALSEVPFGAAVGFVFFLIVAVAALSSAISLLEVVVSHLVDTYGFERKRTTLLLGSAIFLLGVPSARDTAWLTWFDNIGVNLLVPATVLLVVFFVGWVLAGDAVEEIQAGTETFESLGPVWLWSVRTLVLLAVLGTLALSVFELTGAPL from the coding sequence ATGGCAGACAGAGAAACATGGGCGACGCGACTCGGTTTCATACTCGCTTCGGTCGGCTCGGCCGTCGGTCTCGGGAACATCTGGCGGTTCCCCTATCAGACAGCCGAGTTCGGCGGGGCGGCGTTCCTCGTCGTCTACCTGATTGCTGTACTGATTATCGGTCTCCCGGCGATACTCGCGGAGTTCGTCATCGGTCGCCGGGCGGGCCTGAGTGCTATCGACGCCTTCGACGAACTCGGCTTCCCCGGCTGGCGGGCCGTGGGCGCTCTGGGCGTCTTCGCCGGCTTCTGGACGCTGTCGTATTACAGCGTCGTCGGCGGCTGGGTCTTCCGGTACATCATCGGGAGCCTGACGGGCGCGTACCTCTCGGCGCCCGGCGAGTACTTCGGCGCCGTCTCCGCCGGCCCCGAGGCCATCGCCTTCCATGCGGTCTTCATGGCCGTGACGGTCGGCATCGTGGCCTTCGGGATTCGGGGTGGTATCGAACGCGCGACGCGCGTGATGGTCCCCAGTATCGTCGTGCTGCTGGTCGGACTCGCAGTCTACGCGTTCACGCTTCCCGGCTCCGGTGCCGGCTACGAGTATTTCCTCCAGCCCGATTTCTCGGTCATCGCGGCGAACTATCAGGCGGTCATCCCGGCCGCGGTCGGACAGGCGCTGTTCTCGCTGTCGGTCGGTTTCTCGGTGATGATTACTTACGCCTCCTACATCGGTGACGACGAGGACATGTTCGTCGACAGCGGCGCCATCGCGGTGACGAACACCTTTGTCGGCATCGCTGCCGGCCTCGTCGTCTTCCCGCTGCTCGCGGTTCAGGGCGGGAATTACGGTTCGGCAGGCCCGGGCGCCATCTTCGTTTCGGTGCCGACCGCGCTCTCGGAGGTGCCGTTCGGTGCCGCCGTCGGCTTCGTCTTCTTCCTCATCGTGGCCGTCGCGGCGCTTTCCTCCGCGATATCGCTCCTCGAAGTCGTCGTCTCTCACTTGGTCGATACGTACGGTTTCGAGCGCAAGCGGACGACGCTCCTGCTCGGCAGCGCCATCTTCCTGCTCGGCGTGCCCTCGGCGAGAGACACCGCGTGGCTGACGTGGTTCGACAACATCGGCGTGAACCTGCTCGTTCCGGCGACGGTCCTGCTCGTCGTCTTCTTCGTGGGCTGGGTGCTCGCCGGTGATGCCGTCGAGGAGATTCAGGCGGGCACGGAGACCTTCGAGTCCCTCGGACCGGTCTGGCTGTGGTCGGTGCGGACGCTCGTGCTGCTGGCCGTTCTCGGCACGCTGGCGCTGAGCGTCTTCGAGTTGACCGGCGCCCCGCTGTAG
- a CDS encoding glycerophosphodiester phosphodiesterase — MRLIAHRGFAGAFPENTRQAVDEATAYADEIEIDVRRCESGELVVIHDATVDRVTDGAGAVADHTIDELRDLDVLGTGEGVPTLSEVLRAVPNHIGVNVELKEPDLAIDALTRMSSLHPQTLVSSFLPDALADCRTAAPSVPRALITDDDEDAVRTARELDCEYVHPAIDACTERLIGAAHRQGLSVNAWTVRTREEAADLAELGVDGVIADHWDIRPEDNL; from the coding sequence ATGCGACTCATCGCCCACCGTGGCTTCGCGGGGGCGTTCCCGGAGAACACCCGTCAGGCAGTCGACGAGGCCACCGCCTACGCGGACGAAATCGAAATCGACGTACGGCGGTGCGAAAGCGGCGAACTCGTCGTGATTCACGACGCGACCGTCGACCGCGTGACCGACGGGGCCGGCGCCGTGGCCGACCACACCATCGACGAACTCCGCGACCTCGACGTCCTCGGCACCGGCGAGGGCGTGCCAACCCTCTCGGAAGTCCTGCGCGCTGTCCCGAACCACATCGGTGTCAACGTCGAACTCAAGGAACCCGACCTCGCCATCGACGCGCTGACGCGAATGAGTTCGCTCCACCCCCAGACGCTCGTTTCCTCGTTTCTACCGGACGCGCTGGCGGACTGTCGGACCGCTGCACCCTCCGTGCCGCGGGCACTCATTACCGACGACGACGAGGATGCGGTCCGGACCGCCCGCGAACTCGACTGCGAGTACGTCCACCCCGCCATCGACGCCTGTACCGAGCGACTGATCGGCGCCGCACACCGGCAGGGCCTGAGCGTCAACGCCTGGACGGTCCGCACCCGCGAGGAAGCCGCGGACCTCGCCGAACTCGGCGTCGACGGCGTCATCGCCGACCACTGGGACATCAGGCCGGAGGACAACCTCTAG